TTCTGGGGAAGCTACTCGATCGAAGCCAACGGAAAACTTCTGTATTTCGCTGGAGATACCGGATATTCCGTTCATTTTAAAGAAATTGCAAAGATGTTGGGAAAGCCGATCGACTTAGCCCTGCTTCCCATAGGTGCATACAAACCTAGGTGGTTCATGAAATACGCCCACATAGGACCTGACGAAGCCTTAACTGCCTCCTTAGATCTGAACGCGAGATCCTTCGCGCCTATCCATTGGGGAACCTTTCCTCTCGGAGACGATCTTCCCCAGGAACCCTTAATGGATCTGAAAGGAAAATTGAATTTTCCCGAAATTCCGGATATTAAAGGACTAAACCCCCTCTATACGGGAATTTCTTGGGGGAATAAGAACGGAGTTCGAGTTCTACCTTGGACCATAGGCAGTGGGATAGATTTAGAATAATCAACATTCGGAAAATAAATAGCCGTCCTTTTCTTTCTCTGAATTCTGGTATTTTCACAACGGAGACGACGGTTGTAAGATATGAAAAATATTTTTTTCCCAAAAGTGAATTCAAAACCTTATTTCGCTTATTATATAAGCGCGATTTTCCTAGGGGCTCTGATATGCGTGCCTGGAACAAATGCGAAGGAATCCGATGCACCTACGGTTCCTATGGCAATAGCTGAGGAAAAACCCGAGGAAGACGTATCTAAAACGAAGAAGGCGGAAAGGCGGGTAGACGAACGCAAAGGAACCTGGACATTCCAATGGGGTTACAATCGAACCTCATTTTCCCAAAGCGATATCAACTTCCGGGGTCCCGGGTATCATTTCACTCTCAAAGGGGTGGATGCCAGGGACAAACCGCAAAGCGTGGATTCCAGCTATGTAAACATCAATCTATGGGAAACACCGCAGTTTAACTTCAAATTCGCGTACTACATTACGAATCATTTTTTCATCTCTTTCGGAGAGGATCATATGAAATACGTGATGACTCCCGGTCAGGCCGGGACCATTTCAGGATACATAGATCCGTTGGCGATCCAACGAGCACGGTTCGGGACTTCTCCGGAATCCGCCGTTTATCTCTATACCTTTCCGAATAACCTGAACCAGTTCGCCGGATACCACGGTGGAGGGCAGACTGTCAATATCACTCCGGATTTTTTGAAATTCGAACATACCGACGGATTGAATTTCTTCTTCATCGAACCCGGTTTTACGAATTCCTTCTGGGTTTCCAAGGACGGACAACACGCATTCAGCTTGGTAGGTTCCGCCGGCGGTGGGCCGGTGGTTTGCCGTAGCGATGTCCGTCTTTTCGGAGAAGGAAAGAACAATCACTTCCACTTGTCCGGTTACGGAGTCACGGCGTATGTCGGAACAAGACTCGACTTCTTCCGTTCCTTCTTTATCGAAATCGGAGGAAGAGGGGGATACATAGATCTTACGAACATCCTTACCAACGGTAGAAGTAAAGACAGAGCGACCCAGAATTTCGATTTTATGGAACTGATCGGGTCGGCAGGTATCAATTTTTAAGGAAGGGATCCGATTTGATTTCCGGTCTGCAAGGTTCTATTCGTAAATTGGAAGTGAATACCGTTCATTTGGACGTACAATCGATCACTTACGAAATTACAATTTCCTTTAAAACGTATCTGGAATTAAAGGAGAACTTTAAGGCCGAAAAAAAGGACGTGAGACTGCACATCTACCATTCGATGACCGAGCGGGGGCAGCGCCTCTTCGGTTTTCTTCACGAACGGGACAAGGAATTTTTTAAAGTGATCAAAGGATTGCACGGGATAGGAGAAATGACCGCCTTAAAAGTGCTTTCCTTCTTCACCCCTTGGGAATTGTACGGAATCGTCTCTTCCGGCCAGGCCAAAGATCTGGAAAAAATTCCCAAAGTTCGGTCCAAAACCTCGGAAAAGATCTTTTTCGAGGTGAAGCAGAATAAGAAAAAATTAGAACTTTTTTTGGAGGGAACTCCCACGGATCCGATTCCCTCGGAATTCGGACCGAGTGTCCTTCCCTCTCCTGCAGACCGCTTCAAGGAAACCGCAATCCAAGCATTAGTTCAGCTCGGGTTCGACGATAAATCCGCTGCAAAAGAAGTCGAAAAACACCTCAAAAAACAATCGTTTACCGACACCGGCGAGCTCATCCGGGAAATCTTAAAAAACCTTTGATCCTCAAATTCCGATAGATATAAAGCCCGGACTCCAAATCATCCCCAATCCGAAATACCTACCAAAGAGACAGAATCCCCCGACCTGGAACCCCTTCCTAGCCCCCCCTTTTTCAAAAATCGACAGGAGGAAAAGAAATGAGTTGACAAAATAGTTCAAATTCAAAGCATTAAAACATGAATCATTTCCCTTCTTGATAAGGAAAATGATAGGAGAAGAAACAATGTTAGAAGCGCTTCTTTCCACAAAGGAAGACTTAGTTCCTTTTTTACTTCGGATTATTTTGGCCGTGGTGATCTTTCCCCATGGAGCCCAAAAACTTTTCGGATGGTTTGGCGGTTACGGCTTCAAAGGCACATACGGATATATGACGCAGCAGGCAGGACTTCCTGGAATCATAGCGGTTTTGGTGATTTTAGGAGAATCTTTCGGATCGGTCACCTTGCTACTCGGATTCTTAACTCGTTTTTCCGCGATTAGCATCGGCATCATTCTATTGGGAGCAACCCTTCTCGTCCACAGACAACATGGATTTTTCATGAACTGGTTCGGGGCACAGCAAGGAGAAGGTTACGAATACCATATTCTTGGAATCGGAATTGCTGTCGTTCTCGGGATTACCGGCGGCGGAATCTATTCCTTGGATCTTTGGCTCCAGGGATTGCTCTAACGAGAAAGTTCGGAAAATCGCTTCGGAAAATTCCGTTGCGGGCATTGGGGTCTCCCCGCCCTTCCTGGGCGGGGGCCGGTGTGGCGGCACCCTCGAAGCGGCGGACCGAACGCGTATAGCACATGCTTTCCCCAAAAGAAAGTTCTTTTTAAAAAATTCTCTGGCGGAGCTCCTGCAACAAGGAAAACTGAAGAAAGGCTTACGAAAACATCCTGTTTCTGATCGACATTTCCAGGATTCTCCCAAGAGCCCACTTCCCTACCGGAACATGAGCGCGGGCCAAAACCCATATCCGGGAGCTCCTGCAGCACCGACTCGATCCTAAGCATCTCACTCCCGATTCCTGGCACCTAATAACGATAGACAGGAAATTCCGGGCGAAAATCCTTAGAAAAAGCGATTTTGTATCCATTCATCAACCCCAATAAAAAGGCCAATGCATGAAAATTCACGAGTACCAGGCGAAAGAAATCCTGAGACGCCATAACGCGAAGGTTCCCTTCGGCGTAGTTATCGATCAAAAATCAGACGGAGCAAAAGCATACGACGAAGTTTCCGGAAAAACCGGAACTCCAGTCGTTGTTGTGAAAGCTCAGATTCACGCCGGAGGGCGTGGAAAAGGCGGAGGAGTCAAGGTAACCAAAACCAAAGAAGACGCCCTCGCCGCAGTCGATAAGATCCTAGGAATGCAATTGGTAACTCCTCAAACCGGACCGGAAGGCAAAAAAGTCCTCAAAGTCTATTTGGAGCAGGGAATTAATATCGCAAAAGAATATTATATAAGTGTCCTGCTGGACCGTTCCATTCGCAAGACCATCATTATGGCGTCTACCGAAGGAGGAATGGAGATCGAAGAAGTTGCGGAAACCCATCCGGAAAAAATCCTGAAAATCGCCGTTGATCCGGGAATCGGACTGCAACCGAACCAGGCTTCCCAACTCGCTTTCGACCTCGGCTTGCCAGCCGAATCCCACAAATCCTTTAAGGCTCTTTTGACTTCCATATACCAGGCATACATCAAAGAAGACGCCTCCCTCTTGGAAATCAATCCTCTGATTTTGACGAAAGAAAACGAAATTATCGCCGGAGATTGCAAGATCGACTTGGACGAAAACGCTCTTTTCCGCCACCAAGATAACGCGGCTTTCAGAGATATCTCCGAAGAAGATCCGCTCGAAGTAAAGGCCAGCGAATACAATATCAATTACGTAAAACTGGACGGAAACATCGGTTGTATGGTCAACGGAGCCGGATTGGCGATGGCGACCATGGACATCGTAAAATTGGCCGGAGCGGAGCCCGCTAACTTTCTAGACGTGGGCGGTGGAGCGAACGTAACTACGGTTACGAACGGATTTAAACTCATCCTCGGAGATCCGAACGTAAAAGGAATTTTCGTAAATATTTTCGGCGGGATCGTACGTTGCGACAGAGTAGCAAACGGAATCATCGAAGCCGCAAAAGCGGTAAACATCAACGTTCCGTTGGTGGTGCGCCTAAAAGGAACGAACGCGGAAGAAGGAAAACGGATTTTGAATGAATCCGGCTTGAACATCATCGCGGAAGAAGACCTACGCACTGCGGCCAAGAAAGTGGGCCAATCGATTCAATAAGGAAACGGACAAAAAGGTTATAATCAAGAATGGCAGTATTAGTAGATAACAATACCCGAGTCGTAGTCCAGGGAATCACGGGAAAAGAAGGATCTTTTCACGCAACCCAAATGCTGGAATACGGTACGAACGTAGTCGCAGGTGTGACCCCCGGAAAAGGAGGCACAACCACTGATTTGGCAGGCAAGGCGGTTCCCGTATTTAACAGCCTCAAAGATGCGATTGCAAAAGAAGGTGCCAACGCCTCCATTATTTTCGTCCCCCCTCCCTTTGCGGCGGACGCGATCTTAGAAGGAATTTTTAACGAAATCCCTCTGGTCGTTTGTATTACGGAAGGCATTCCTACCCATGACATGCTCAAAGTGTACAGCGCTCTTCGCAGTTCCAAAACCCGTTTGATCGGACCGAACTGTCCGGGGATCATCTCTCCGAAATATAGCGTAAAAATGGGAATCATGCCCGGATTTATCCACCAAGCTGGAAATATCGGAATCGTTTCTCGCTCCGGAACCTTGACTTACGAATCCGTAGCGCAGTTAAGCCAGCATGGACTGGGACAATCCACCGTAATCGGAATCGGAGGGGACCCTGTTCCCGGAATGAACCACACCGAAGCGATCAAACTTTTGAACGAGGATTCCGAAACCAAAGGGATCGTCATGATCGGAGAAATCGGCGGAACCTCGGAAGAAGAAGCGGCAGCTTATATCAAAAACAACGTGAAAAAACCCGTCGTAGGGTTTATCGCAGGCCAAACGGCTCCACCGGGCAAAAGGATGGGGCACGCGGGAGCGATTATCAGCGGTGGAATGGGAACGGCATCATCCAAAATGAAAGCCATGACCGAAGCGGGCATCCATGTCTGCCAATCCATCGCCGAAGTGGGCGAAAAAATGAAGAAAGCGATCGGTTAATACCGGTCTAAATTCGGGATCAGAATCGGAGGTCTACATGAACCAGCGCCAAAAAAATTCGAAACGTTCTTCCCTCGGCTTGGCCGGTCGGGTTTTCGCGTATGGAACGATTCTGATCCTATCCCAACTCGGGATTTCCGCCCAAACGGTCACGAAGCAGTTGAAGCTTTCCACAGAGGAAACGGTAAAACGTTCCCTGGAAAGCAACTTCAACCTGCAGAATCTTCGTTATGAATTGGTAAAATCGGATTCCGGTTTTTTAAAGTCCGAATCCAAGTATTCTTGGAAAATCGTGAGCGATAACTCCTTCAACCAGACGATCTTACCGTTCAACCAAAACAACGTCTTTACCGGTAACAAAATCTCGAACGATACGATCAAGGGCGGGATCGAAAAGACCATCCGGACCACAGGGACATATTTCAAACTCGAAGCGGGAAACACCCGATTCGACTCCAACGCGTTCGAGGACAAGAGCAACCCGTTTACCGCGAGTTTCTCCGGATTAGGCCTTCCCCCTTTGTATACCGGCTTTATCCGACTCACCTTTAGCCAGGATCTGCTGAAGAACTCCTTCGGATTACAAAGCCGGAACGAGGAAAAAATCCTGACCAAGCAGGGAGAAATCGCGAGAAACCAGGTTTCTCAGCAGATTTCACAAGCGATCGTGGACGCACTCCTGGACTTTTGGGATTATTCCATCAAATTGCATTCTCTAAAAACGTACAGGAAACTTCAAGAAAACGTAAAAGACATACGTAACCTCACCATGCGTAAGCAAAGCTTGGGATTGTCCGAATCCTTCGAGGTAAACCAATGGAATTCCCTTCTGGCCCAGGCGGATAGCCAGTTGGAAACCGCAATCGTGCAAAAGGACGAAGCGAAGAGAAAGCTGGCTCGTAACTTAAGACTGGACGATAATACCGAACTTTCGGAAGAAACCGACCTCTTAGAAGACATACCTTCCAAGCCGGATTATACCGCGGACCTCACGGTCGCGTATCAAAAAAGAGCGGATTACCAAAACGCTCTCCGACAAAAGGAAATTGCGGAAGTTCTCTTAAAGAACGCAAAGAACGACCAGCTTCCTAGCTTGACGGTTTCCGGTTATGCGGCTTCCCAAGCACAGACCCTCGTTTCTCCGGAAAAAAACTATAGCGATCCGGCGGATGGGGTCGGCTCCTTAAAATACAAGGATTACCAGACCAAGGTGGCTCTCTCTTATCCGATCTTCGACAAAGGAGTGTATGCCGGTCGCCGGGATTCCGAGATCGGAGTAAAGCAAGCCAATCTTCAGGAACTGGATATCAAGAATCAAGTGCGGGACGATGTCCGCACCAGGATCGATTCCCTCGAAGCGAGCTACCGGATTTATAAGAATTCCATCATTACGGAACGGGAATCGCAGAATTATTACAACGGAGTTCTAAGATCTTTCCGCCAAGGAAGGATGGATGCCGTTTCCGTAAAAAACGCATTGGACACTCTGGTAAGAGACCAACTCAGCCTGACCCAAGCGAAAGTGAACTTCAATATCGATCTGATGCGTTATTACATCGCGAAAAATACTTTGTTGGAACGCTTCGATTTGGACGTGGACAAACTACTTCCGAATCTTCAATAAACTGGAAGAACCGAAACCACTTTTGAAGCGCGGATTTTTCCTTTCACTCTTCGGGATCGCGGCCCTTATCCTTCTGATCGTCTTGGCTTGGAAGTTTTGGCCCAAGCCTTCGGACACGATCTACGAGAATTTTAAAAAAGGAAAATGGGAAAAAGTGGTCCGTTCCGTAGGAACTCTTTCCGAACCTTCTCCTTACGATCTATTCTACGCTTCCCAGTCCCTTGTCTCCTTCAACTCCGAGCTCAAAAAATTGGAACCCGCGGAACAAAACAAGGAAGCGACCCGATTCTCTAATATTACAAAAATCGGATTCCTTTCCGTAGGAGAAGGTGCCGGCTTTCCTGTCTTCGAGGACGTTTTTTTAACCAAGCTCCCGCGCGGGGGATTTTTACGGGAAAAAGCTCTGGCGTTCCGACTGGAATCCGCGTCCGATTGGGAAGAAGAATCGAATTTTCTAAAATACCTGAAGGAATTCCTAAAATCCGATCCTCTCGTTCTCGGTGCGAAATATTCGGTTACACTTAGGAAAGCTCTAAAGCGTGAAATTCCTCTGACCGAACCGGACAAAAAGGAAGCCGAAGAGCGACTCGGATTTTTGAGCTCGCAGGAAGATTCCGTATTTTTTACGGGAAGACTGAAAAACACCGGAGAAAACACCAACCTTCGGACCGGGCCCGGAACGGAGAACCCTGGCCGCGCCCGATTGAAAAAAAATCTGACTCTGTACGTGTTGGATAGGGATCCTCGTTCGGAAACGATCGGAGGGAAAAAAGGAAATTGGCTTCAGATCTATGTTCCCGAACTCTCCGTCACCGGTTGGATTTTCTCCACCTTTACGGCGGAAGATCCCTATCCTCAGGAAAAAGCGGAGGCCATGTTGGCCGGATTTTCGCAGTCGGAAAAAAGTACAGCATGGGATTTCGCGTTCTGGGAGCCGAACCAACCGCCGCCCGGATTTCACGGAGAATATTTGAAAACCGACAAGATCGCACTCGATGGAGATTACGGAATCGTACTATATAGATCCCAAAACGGAAAATATACGGAGATCTGTAGATTGGTCGAAGAACCCTTCCGTTCCCTGGAATTTGTCTCAGCCAGCCTCAGCGGAGAAGAGCCTGTTCCTATCTTTCGACTTTATGCCGGACAACCTGGATCCTGGAAGCCCGGATTTCAGATCGACTTGGAACGGGATAGCATTTCGATTAACAGAAATAGATACGTTACGGGAAATTCCTCCGGCAAACGCCGTTTCCGGATCGCGATTTCATCTTCGAACTCCGGATCCGCCTCGGCCTCTCTGCTCCTCGGAGAAACCGTGGCATTGCAAGGGATCCGCCCGGAAGAGGATTTTTCTCCGGAGGAAGAGACCCGATACAAACTTTGCCTTCTTCAACCGGAAAAACGTTCCGATTCCAATCTAGCGGCCTTTCGGTTCGAATTTCATTTCTAAGGGCAGGAATTATATTAGGAGATTCAACTATGCCTACTTACGACTACCGCTGCAAAAACTGCGGCCAAACTTTCGAATACTTCCAATCCATGAAGGACGATCCGATCAAGACCTGTATCCTTTGCGGTAAAGGGGAAGTCGAGCGTCTGATCTCGAACGGAGGTGGAATCATCTTCAAGGGTTCCGGATTCTACGTCACGGATTATAAATCTTCCGGGAATTCCTCTAACTCTTCTAACTCCTCCAATTCCTCGTCCGGTTCGTCCGAATCCTCCGGCTGAACTTGGGCCGTTTAGGAATTTTAGCGGGAGGAGGAGACCTTCCGCAAATCGGAATGCGCGAAGCCTTAGCGGCCGGAGAAGATCCGCTGTTTCTTTCCATCGCGGAATCGGATTTTACTCCCGGCGACTATCCGGACCGGGTCGTACCCATTCGCATCGCGAAGATAGGAGGATTGTTAAAATCCTGTAAAGCGAACGGAATCGATCGCCTCCTTCTATTAGGAAAGGTCAAAAAGGAAATCATATTCAAAAGTATGAATTTCGATCTGAAAGCCATCGCTTTATTGGCGAGAATGGTAAACCGGCACGATTATTCCATTTTCAAAACGGTGGCCGAAGAATTCGAAAAAGAAGGGATCCGGATCCTCTCCCAAAAAACGTATCTGAAATCTCTTCTTCTCCCGCAAGGTAGGTATACGAAAAAAGCCTTGGACAAAAGACAGTTGGCCGATGTGGAATTCGGAATGGAATATGCGGAGAAAATCGCTCATTTGGACATAGGCCAGACGGTCGTCGTATTGGATAAGTCCGTATTGGCGGTGGAAGCCGTGGAAGGAACGGATTTGGCGATTCGACGCGGAGGCTCCTTTGCCAAAAAGGACAAGGCGGTCGTATGTAAAAGTTCCAAACCTAGCCAGGATGACCGGTTCGATCTTCCCACCGTTGGCGTGGAAACCCTGAAAACGATGAAGGAAAGCGACTGCGAAATCCTCTCCTTGAGGGAAGGAGAAACCATCGTGGTGGATCCTCCGGAATTTATTCGCCTTGCCGAAAAACTAAAAATACATATCTTGAGTATCGGCCGTGGTAACCTCTCGAAAATCAATAGCACCCAAAAAAGACTCCCCGAAATCCAAAAAGTCCCCCGCAAAGCCTAGAGTTGGCGCGGGGGATTGGAGCCTCGATTCGTCACCCTCCTTCTTATTTTTAGCCGGAGAACATTCGGGGGATCTACTCGGAGGAGAACTCATCCACGAGTTGAAAAAGACCTACCCCGACTCCCCCTTTTTCGGAGTAGGCGGACCTAGGATGATAGAAGAAGGATTCGACTCCATCGAAAACATGGAGGAGCTCTCTGTGATCGGATTCACCGCAGTGCTGTTCAAATATAAGTTCCTGAAATCTCTGATGGAAAAGATCGTAGAAGAAGCTACGTCCCGCTCCTGCACTCATGCGGTCCTTGTCGATTATCCCGGATTCAACCTAAGATTAGCCCGCAAACTGAAGGCATTGGGAATCAAAGTGATCTTCTATGTTTCTCCCCAGCTTTGGGCTTGGAAATTCGATCGGATCTATGGGATCCAGGAATGCGTGGACTTGATGCTCGTCCTTTTCCCTTTCGAAAAGGAACTGTACGATAAATACGGAGTAAGAAGCGTTTTCGTCGGACACCCGATCGCTCAGAGAATCAAGGAGAAGATCAAGAAAGAAGCGGTTTTTCCGGAAACCGGAGAAAACAAACCTTCCTCTACGTACATCGTCACGCTTATGCCCGGTTCCAGAAGCGGAGAGATCCGACGCATCCTGCAAACGCTTTTACAGACCGCAAAATTGCTTCATGAAGCTTTGGAAAAAGAAAAGAAACATGTCCGCTTCCTAATCCCGAATATCAACGCGAAAGAGGAGGAGTTTATCCTTCGTTCCATCGAAAAAATCTCGGCCCTTTCCCCGAACTTGAACGTGGAGTACAGTTTCGATCGATCGTTAAGGGCGATAGAGGCTGCGGATTTGGTCTTGGTGGCTTCCGGAACTGCGACTCTGGAAGTGGTCTATTTCGAAAAGCCGATGATCATCCTCTATAAAGTCAGCTTTCTGACCTACTTCATCGCTTCGCAGGTGATTCGGACTCCGTACATAGGTTTGGTGAACATCCTTTCCGGTAGGGAGACTGCGCGGGAATTGATACAAGCGGAATGTACTCCCGAAATGGCCTTCGAAGAATCCTTAGCCATCCTAAAGAATAAAAAATACAGACACGCAATGATAGAGGATATCGCCTCCGTAAAACGATCCTTAGGCGACGAACCTACTTCTAAAAATGCGGCAAAAGCCGTCGTTCATTTCATTAAGGAAAAACGCACCGCCGGCTAAGGAACATGATCGGAATCATTCCGGAACGCAGATCTCTCTTGTTTCCCGGAACTTGGAATAGAACGGGACCGAGCTGATCGTAAAAGCGGAATCGCTGGAAGCGGTTTGAGTGAAACCCGTGACGGAATAACGAAGATCGGAATTTTCTTCCCCGTAGGCGTTTCCGGTCCCGTTGAAATTTCCGGATTTCCAGACTAGGTTTTTCAACATGGGATTTCCGGGATCTCCGTATTCGAATTGCATATCGAATCCCGGTTGCAACGGAAGAGGAAAATTCGCATTCCCGCTCCAATGTACGCCCTTAAAAAGGACTTCCTGCAGATTCATATAAAAATGATCGCGAAAGTCCAGGAAATTATTTCCGAAGAACCGAATCGTTCCCTTGGTGGAAATTTTCTCGGGAGTCAGATCCTTTCCGCAGAATCTAAAGGAGGCGAGTTTCCACGGAAGATCGCTCCCTTCGAATTCGAAATTGAAATACGGGTTATCGCTTCCGTAGGTAAAATAGGAAGAGATCTTACCTTCCCCGACTCCCGACAATTTTCCTTCCAATCTAGATTGAGATGGCGCGAACTTGAGATTTAGAGCCAAAACCCCCAAATTCGGAAGGTCGGATTTCAGACGCATCTCCTTCGCATCTACCTTGAGATTTCCGGTGGAAAACTCCAGGAAGTATTTATATACCGGCGTGCGAACGAAATGAATTTCCGGGATCAGTTTCTCCATTCTGGTGCGGACTTCTTCCCTCACCTCCTGCCTCATCCGTTTGTACCAAGGAAGATAATTCTCCAACACGATGGAATCCGTTTTCAACTCGGTGTCGAAATCCCCCTGAACCTGATAATACGGAGTGCCGTCCCCCTTAAAAGCCTTGCGAAACCCAGCTTTGCCTCGCGAAGTCCAGCGAGCAGGAAAACCGAATTGGGAGCCGATCATTTCCATACGGAAAGAACCGTTCCGATCCCAATTTAGATTTCCTTCTTTCACCTCAAGATCCAGTTCCGGATCTTTCCAACGGAAATGCTTCAGAGTAAATCCGCTTTCTAGCTGGACCCAATCGTTGGAATTACCGGTTTCTTTTCCCTTGCAAAGTAACCTTAGGCTCCCTCCGAAAGACTCTAATTGCTCGGAAATCGGTAAAAAATCGCGAACCCTATCCAAGTCGGACACGTCCAGTTTCAATTCCCAATTTCTCAATCCCTTGGTCCCTTTTTCGCGGGAAAATTCCAACGAATCTTCGTTATTTAAAAGTTTATGATATTCTTTATATGTTCCTTCTTTCCCGTTGGAACGAGCCCATTCGTGTTCGAGAGATACGTTTCTCCATTCCCACGGCTCCTCCTTAAGAGGAAGTTCTTGCATGACGATTCCGCTTACCGCGGAAAATTCGGTCTTTCCATTTCCCTTTAAAATTCCGTCCTCCACTTCCAGAAACGCTTTGCCGGAGATGCGGCCGTTCTGCGGTAAAAAAGGGGACAGCTCGGAATACAATCCGCCGATCGCTTTCGCTCTTGCGTTCCTAAAATCCAAAGCCAAAGACATCCCTTTGGATCCGACGTCGGTGGAGAAAGTACCGTTTACGTAACGCAACCCGGGCCAAGGAAATACGGAGTCCGAAATTCCGACGGAGATCCGATTTCCGTCCTTTCGAATCAAAAAATCCACTCCCCTCACCTCTTCCAGAAGAACCTTTCCTCCTCTAACCAAAGTCACTGTGGTGTTTTCGAGCAGGATTTCCGGGATATTGATCTTATGGATATAGCCTAGGATTTCTCCCGAAATACGATCTTCCAGATCCAGGTAAATCTGTGCGTTTCTGACTCGGATCGCCTTCACCGAAGGGGTCCCTTTCCAAAGTCCGCGCAAAACCAATTCGATCTTATTTGCCCTCAGGATCAGATGCTGCGCCGCAAAATCTCCCTCGCTCGAAATCTTGAGATCTTCTATAAAAACGTGGTTCGGAAATTCGAACTCTACGACTCCCAAAGCTACGGCTCTTCCCAGCTCGCCGTTGATGAAATTTCGGGAAAGCTCCTTGATTCCTCTCAGATCCAAAACTCGGTGTACAAAATACCATTCCGCTCCTTCCTTAACGGCAACGGATAAAAGAAGAAGCGTCACTACAAGAACGGATATCTTGCGGAAGTACGGCTGCTCCGCGACCGTCTTTGCGCGAAGATACAATATTCTGGAATACTTATAAATATAAAATGGGACCGGAATCTGAAACTCGATTCGGTCCCTTTTGATAAACGGATTTTTAGGAAACGGAAACGAAAACCGGATTATCGCGGTAGGAGTTGCGCGATCTTTTCCGAAGTCTCCCGTAGAACGGCGCTCTCTGGATATTTCTGCAATCCTTCTTCCAGAACCATCTGGCATCTTTTGTATTCCTTAATCCGATAGAAGCTGACGACGACGGTCTCATAATAGAATAGATCCTTCTCGAAATTCTTATCTCTGGCAGCGCGCCCGAGAATCCCGAGAGCTTGGCCGTATTTCTCGTCTTCGAAATAAGCTTTGGCCCACATCTTTCTGCGGTTCGTAGATTCGAAATCCCTGTCTATATTATCGGATTTACGAAAGTGAACGATTGCATTTCCGTA
The genomic region above belongs to Leptospira fletcheri and contains:
- a CDS encoding LpxI family protein, with product MGRLGILAGGGDLPQIGMREALAAGEDPLFLSIAESDFTPGDYPDRVVPIRIAKIGGLLKSCKANGIDRLLLLGKVKKEIIFKSMNFDLKAIALLARMVNRHDYSIFKTVAEEFEKEGIRILSQKTYLKSLLLPQGRYTKKALDKRQLADVEFGMEYAEKIAHLDIGQTVVVLDKSVLAVEAVEGTDLAIRRGGSFAKKDKAVVCKSSKPSQDDRFDLPTVGVETLKTMKESDCEILSLREGETIVVDPPEFIRLAEKLKIHILSIGRGNLSKINSTQKRLPEIQKVPRKA
- the lpxB gene encoding lipid-A-disaccharide synthase, whose protein sequence is MVTSRKSIAPKKDSPKSKKSPAKPRVGAGDWSLDSSPSFLFLAGEHSGDLLGGELIHELKKTYPDSPFFGVGGPRMIEEGFDSIENMEELSVIGFTAVLFKYKFLKSLMEKIVEEATSRSCTHAVLVDYPGFNLRLARKLKALGIKVIFYVSPQLWAWKFDRIYGIQECVDLMLVLFPFEKELYDKYGVRSVFVGHPIAQRIKEKIKKEAVFPETGENKPSSTYIVTLMPGSRSGEIRRILQTLLQTAKLLHEALEKEKKHVRFLIPNINAKEEEFILRSIEKISALSPNLNVEYSFDRSLRAIEAADLVLVASGTATLEVVYFEKPMIILYKVSFLTYFIASQVIRTPYIGLVNILSGRETARELIQAECTPEMAFEESLAILKNKKYRHAMIEDIASVKRSLGDEPTSKNAAKAVVHFIKEKRTAG
- a CDS encoding LIC_12586 family protein, which produces MYLRAKTVAEQPYFRKISVLVVTLLLLSVAVKEGAEWYFVHRVLDLRGIKELSRNFINGELGRAVALGVVEFEFPNHVFIEDLKISSEGDFAAQHLILRANKIELVLRGLWKGTPSVKAIRVRNAQIYLDLEDRISGEILGYIHKINIPEILLENTTVTLVRGGKVLLEEVRGVDFLIRKDGNRISVGISDSVFPWPGLRYVNGTFSTDVGSKGMSLALDFRNARAKAIGGLYSELSPFLPQNGRISGKAFLEVEDGILKGNGKTEFSAVSGIVMQELPLKEEPWEWRNVSLEHEWARSNGKEGTYKEYHKLLNNEDSLEFSREKGTKGLRNWELKLDVSDLDRVRDFLPISEQLESFGGSLRLLCKGKETGNSNDWVQLESGFTLKHFRWKDPELDLEVKEGNLNWDRNGSFRMEMIGSQFGFPARWTSRGKAGFRKAFKGDGTPYYQVQGDFDTELKTDSIVLENYLPWYKRMRQEVREEVRTRMEKLIPEIHFVRTPVYKYFLEFSTGNLKVDAKEMRLKSDLPNLGVLALNLKFAPSQSRLEGKLSGVGEGKISSYFTYGSDNPYFNFEFEGSDLPWKLASFRFCGKDLTPEKISTKGTIRFFGNNFLDFRDHFYMNLQEVLFKGVHWSGNANFPLPLQPGFDMQFEYGDPGNPMLKNLVWKSGNFNGTGNAYGEENSDLRYSVTGFTQTASSDSAFTISSVPFYSKFRETREICVPE
- a CDS encoding tetratricopeptide repeat protein; its protein translation is MKRYLAILVLGSLASFSCATAQRESAVSANLESQVRAEIKIIDSQLPGIGMEDKRRSELLLQKAKLLLKIESFKEASLVLKELQNSKEGKNLLHLDHYLGSAYLGINDYGNAIVHFRKSDNIDRDFESTNRRKMWAKAYFEDEKYGQALGILGRAARDKNFEKDLFYYETVVVSFYRIKEYKRCQMVLEEGLQKYPESAVLRETSEKIAQLLPR